One segment of Streptomyces sp. NBC_00576 DNA contains the following:
- a CDS encoding DUF6881 domain-containing protein, with amino-acid sequence MEYWKVDWLHDFQFEATRIYNEIGDDGYEVRKVYQYRDGRNLKADEVHESDEIGLGTTPVGPIEDVVAQSEFEAVVIARQEFETEWQSASWPAGTHA; translated from the coding sequence ATGGAGTACTGGAAGGTGGACTGGCTGCACGATTTCCAGTTCGAGGCGACCAGGATCTACAACGAGATCGGTGACGACGGCTACGAGGTCCGAAAGGTCTACCAGTACAGGGACGGGCGCAATCTGAAGGCTGACGAAGTCCACGAATCCGATGAGATCGGCCTCGGTACGACTCCGGTCGGCCCCATCGAAGACGTGGTTGCCCAGTCCGAATTCGAGGCCGTCGTGATCGCCCGTCAGGAATTCGAGACGGAGTGGCAAAGCGCGTCCTGGCCAGCTGGGACACACGCGTAG
- a CDS encoding SigE family RNA polymerase sigma factor, with translation MRKVRADGYAEFAAARAGHLYRSACLLTAGDTYLAEDLVQETFGRLYVNWGRVSRASNPAGYAQTVLTRTFLAHQRRRSSTERATAVLPDVPVPSAGADVTMRLTLVEALAQLAPKDRAVVVLRYWEDRSIEETAGAMNVSSAAVRTRCVRALARLRTLLGEELGEYAAR, from the coding sequence ATGAGAAAGGTCCGCGCGGACGGGTACGCGGAGTTCGCGGCGGCACGCGCGGGGCATCTGTACCGCTCCGCGTGTCTGCTCACCGCCGGGGACACGTACCTCGCCGAGGACCTGGTGCAGGAGACGTTCGGGCGGTTGTACGTCAACTGGGGGCGCGTCTCCCGGGCCAGCAACCCGGCGGGGTATGCGCAGACCGTGCTCACCCGCACCTTTCTCGCGCATCAGCGGCGCCGCAGCAGTACCGAGCGGGCCACCGCCGTGCTGCCCGACGTGCCCGTTCCCTCCGCCGGGGCCGACGTGACCATGCGGCTCACCCTCGTGGAGGCGCTGGCCCAACTCGCGCCCAAGGACCGGGCGGTGGTCGTCCTGCGCTACTGGGAGGACCGTTCCATCGAGGAGACGGCCGGCGCGATGAACGTCAGCTCGGCCGCCGTACGCACCCGTTGCGTCCGCGCCCTCGCCCGGCTGCGCACCCTCCTCGGCGAGGAACTCGGCGAGTACGCCGCCCGCTGA
- a CDS encoding Nramp family divalent metal transporter, whose product MADTTGNTSAAGATGTPGTSGANTAPRKSSWKYIGPGIVVAATGVGAGDLVATLIAGSNFGYTLLWAAVLGCLVKISLAEAAGRWHLSTGRTLFDGWASLGRWTTYFFVAYVVIWGFVYGAAAMSSSALPLQALFPDVMDLKAWAILCGLSGLVFVWFNKYEVFEKVMTVLVGVMFVVTVYLAIRVTPNLGDAFAGLLPVLPNEKDSILNTLGLVGGVGGTITLAAYGYWVNAKGWTNTGWMKVMRLDNRVAYATTGIFVVAMLFVGAELLHSANVAIASGDKGLIQLSDILEDKYGSATAKFFLIGFFATSYTSLIGVWHGVSLMFADFVERFRGTRTTGEEVASGTRERSWPFRAYLLWLTFPPIVLLFQGQPFRLIILYGVLGAAFLPFLAGTLLVLLNSSRTPPEWRNRLLSNAMLVIAGLLFLVLCVKQVWDQPWSEFF is encoded by the coding sequence ATGGCGGACACCACAGGAAACACCTCGGCAGCAGGGGCTACCGGCACCCCGGGTACCTCGGGCGCCAACACCGCTCCACGCAAGTCCAGTTGGAAGTACATCGGCCCGGGAATCGTGGTCGCCGCGACCGGCGTCGGCGCCGGCGACCTGGTGGCGACGCTCATCGCGGGCAGCAACTTCGGCTACACCCTCCTGTGGGCCGCCGTACTCGGCTGCCTGGTGAAGATCTCCCTCGCCGAGGCGGCCGGCCGCTGGCACCTCTCCACCGGCCGCACCCTCTTCGACGGCTGGGCGAGTCTCGGCCGCTGGACGACGTACTTCTTCGTCGCGTACGTCGTGATCTGGGGCTTCGTCTACGGCGCGGCGGCGATGTCGTCGAGCGCGCTGCCGCTCCAGGCGCTGTTCCCGGACGTCATGGACCTCAAGGCATGGGCGATCCTGTGCGGCTTGTCGGGCCTGGTATTCGTCTGGTTCAACAAGTACGAGGTCTTCGAGAAGGTCATGACGGTGCTGGTGGGCGTGATGTTCGTCGTCACGGTCTACCTGGCGATCCGGGTCACCCCGAACCTCGGGGACGCCTTCGCCGGCCTGCTGCCCGTCCTCCCCAACGAGAAGGACTCGATCCTCAACACACTGGGCCTGGTCGGCGGTGTGGGCGGCACCATCACCCTTGCGGCGTACGGCTATTGGGTCAACGCGAAGGGCTGGACCAACACCGGCTGGATGAAGGTGATGCGCCTCGACAACCGCGTCGCGTACGCGACGACGGGCATCTTCGTGGTGGCGATGCTGTTCGTGGGAGCGGAACTGCTCCATTCGGCCAATGTGGCGATCGCGAGCGGCGACAAGGGCCTGATCCAGCTGAGCGACATCCTGGAGGACAAGTACGGCTCGGCGACCGCGAAGTTCTTCCTGATCGGCTTCTTCGCCACCTCCTACACGTCGTTGATCGGCGTCTGGCACGGCGTGAGCCTGATGTTCGCGGACTTCGTGGAACGCTTCCGCGGGACCCGGACGACGGGCGAGGAGGTCGCCTCGGGCACGCGCGAACGGTCGTGGCCGTTCCGCGCGTACCTGCTGTGGCTGACCTTCCCGCCCATCGTCCTGCTCTTCCAGGGCCAGCCCTTCCGCCTGATCATCCTGTACGGCGTCCTGGGCGCGGCCTTCCTCCCCTTCCTGGCCGGCACGCTGCTGGTCCTGCTCAACTCCTCCCGCACGCCCCCCGAATGGCGCAACCGGCTGCTGAGCAACGCGATGCTGGTGATCGCGGGCCTGCTGTTCCTGGTGCTGTGCGTGAAGCAGGTCTGGGACCAGCCGTGGTCAGAGTTCTTCTGA
- a CDS encoding ATP-binding protein, producing MLQLSGDSGGHGPDPVPRYGSYLQPPLGAGHLSVEYDPCPTAAREARAEIRRQLEEWGLTGPKDLTGRKDLTGRKDLTDRDDDLLHVAELLVSELVTNAVLHAASRFTLTLSAAHGVLRCEVTDTGRRTPRVQCAGVAESGRGMFLVDALARRWGCHQDGPGKTVWFELGTCGSDGCGRRQL from the coding sequence ATGCTGCAACTCTCCGGGGACTCCGGGGGACACGGCCCGGATCCCGTCCCTCGGTATGGCTCGTACCTCCAACCCCCGCTGGGGGCAGGCCATCTGAGCGTCGAGTACGACCCGTGCCCCACCGCCGCCCGCGAGGCCCGGGCCGAGATACGCAGGCAGTTGGAGGAGTGGGGCCTGACCGGCCCGAAAGACCTGACCGGCCGGAAAGACCTGACCGGCCGGAAAGACCTGACCGACCGGGACGACGACCTCCTCCATGTGGCGGAACTGCTCGTCAGCGAGCTGGTCACCAACGCGGTGCTGCACGCCGCGAGCCGGTTCACGCTCACCCTCTCGGCCGCGCACGGCGTCCTGCGCTGCGAGGTCACCGACACCGGCCGCCGTACTCCGCGGGTGCAGTGCGCGGGGGTCGCGGAGAGCGGTCGGGGGATGTTCCTGGTGGATGCGCTCGCGAGGCGCTGGGGCTGCCACCAGGACGGGCCGGGCAAGACCGTGTGGTTCGAGCTCGGCACATGCGGGTCCGACGGCTGTGGTCGGCGACAGCTGTAG
- a CDS encoding ATP-binding protein, with amino-acid sequence MGGSAPRTDRRSPATVCRTPAEPPVETTSFVDRRAEQAEARALLARARLVTLTGPGGVGKSRLAARVAARMTRAFPDGVRFVQLAGLADPDLVPRAAAEALGLYDHSTRHLPQTPDALADQLGTRRLLLVLDNCEHLHRACAELAGALLHRTTGVRVLATSRHRLGLTEEHLLDVRPLPTPDPDSDLSAAHRHPALALFADRAAAAVPGFTLTPANRTTAARLCRRLDGLPLAIELAAARMTDPGGLNLNIDDLLARTDDDHHTDTDTHTHIHADHRHRSLRAAVDWSHQLCTPDERLVWARASVLAGDFDLETVEAVCGEGTDDILEAVTELVGKSVLSREPGPAGGVRYRLLDTLRQYGLDRLGQRPGEERATRRRHRDWTQARAAAYERAWFGPGQQHMAARLHADRANLRAALDFSLGANGGAPDDAFAALRLAGTLWFHWYACGAPGEGRYWLDRALEANPEPSRERARALWVSGLLALLTGSPEDRARGRRRAEEARDLARRLGDAAEAAHAGFAVGVGLLLDGEPAAALRHFEDTVAQDPVPGGHTGLAGLERVQLACALASLGETDRAVPFCEDALRVCEEYGEEWVRSCVLRALALAHTARADWHRAEPPAREALRIGHTLHDVLGIAPTLDLLALIAASDDHDHEREHDRENGHERAAVLLGGADSARATPFDSVRQDAETRAREGLGRRAYERAYLRGKAFDLTGIVNYALGEGESADRSPEPPSGLTRRETEVAALVAEGLANQQIADRLAIARRTAEGHVERILGKLGFANRTQIAAWVAAHR; translated from the coding sequence ATGGGCGGATCAGCGCCACGAACGGATCGCCGATCACCGGCGACGGTCTGCCGAACACCGGCCGAACCGCCCGTCGAGACCACGAGCTTCGTCGACCGCCGCGCCGAACAGGCCGAAGCCCGCGCCCTGCTGGCAAGAGCCCGCCTCGTCACCCTGACCGGGCCGGGCGGCGTCGGCAAGTCGCGCCTCGCCGCCCGTGTCGCGGCACGCATGACCCGCGCCTTCCCGGACGGCGTCCGTTTCGTGCAGCTGGCCGGTCTGGCCGACCCTGACCTCGTACCGCGGGCCGCCGCCGAGGCGTTGGGCCTGTACGACCACTCCACGCGCCATCTGCCGCAGACCCCGGACGCCCTGGCCGACCAGCTGGGAACGCGCCGCCTCCTCCTGGTCCTCGACAACTGCGAACACCTGCACAGAGCCTGCGCCGAACTCGCCGGCGCACTCCTGCACCGCACCACCGGCGTACGTGTCCTCGCCACCAGCCGGCACCGCCTGGGCCTGACCGAGGAACACCTGCTGGACGTACGGCCGTTGCCGACCCCCGATCCGGACAGCGACCTCTCCGCGGCCCACCGCCACCCGGCCCTCGCGCTCTTCGCCGACCGAGCCGCGGCAGCGGTCCCGGGCTTCACGCTCACCCCCGCCAACCGCACCACAGCGGCCCGCCTGTGCCGCCGCCTGGACGGCCTCCCCCTGGCGATCGAACTCGCCGCGGCCCGCATGACCGACCCAGGCGGCCTCAACCTGAACATCGACGACCTGCTCGCCCGCACAGACGACGACCACCACACCGACACCGACACCCACACTCACATTCACGCCGATCACCGCCATCGCAGCCTGCGGGCGGCGGTCGACTGGAGCCACCAACTGTGCACGCCGGACGAGCGGTTGGTGTGGGCACGGGCGTCGGTGCTGGCCGGAGACTTCGACCTGGAGACGGTGGAGGCCGTGTGCGGGGAGGGCACCGACGACATCCTGGAAGCCGTGACCGAACTGGTCGGCAAGTCCGTACTGAGCCGGGAACCGGGCCCGGCCGGCGGCGTACGGTACCGGCTGCTCGACACCCTCCGGCAGTACGGCCTCGACCGGTTGGGACAGCGCCCCGGGGAGGAACGGGCCACCCGGCGCCGGCACCGCGACTGGACGCAGGCTCGGGCGGCGGCGTACGAACGGGCCTGGTTCGGCCCCGGCCAACAGCACATGGCCGCCCGCCTCCACGCCGACCGGGCCAACCTGCGCGCCGCTCTGGACTTCAGCCTCGGGGCGAACGGGGGCGCCCCCGACGACGCGTTCGCCGCCCTCCGTCTCGCCGGCACCCTCTGGTTCCACTGGTACGCGTGCGGCGCCCCCGGCGAGGGTCGGTACTGGCTCGACCGCGCCCTCGAAGCGAACCCCGAGCCGAGCCGTGAGCGGGCCCGGGCGCTGTGGGTCTCCGGGCTGCTCGCTCTGCTCACCGGGTCACCGGAAGACCGCGCCCGGGGCAGGCGGCGAGCCGAGGAAGCGCGCGACCTCGCCCGGCGACTCGGGGACGCCGCCGAGGCCGCGCACGCCGGGTTCGCCGTCGGGGTCGGCCTGCTCCTCGACGGCGAACCGGCCGCCGCCCTGCGGCACTTCGAGGACACCGTGGCGCAGGACCCCGTACCCGGCGGGCATACCGGCCTCGCCGGCCTCGAACGCGTCCAACTCGCCTGTGCACTGGCCTCGTTGGGCGAGACGGACCGGGCGGTCCCCTTCTGCGAGGACGCCCTGCGGGTGTGCGAGGAGTACGGCGAGGAATGGGTCCGCTCGTGCGTCCTGCGGGCCCTCGCCCTCGCCCACACGGCCCGCGCGGACTGGCACCGGGCCGAACCACCCGCCCGAGAGGCCCTGCGCATCGGGCACACCCTGCACGACGTCCTCGGCATCGCCCCCACCCTCGACCTGCTCGCCCTCATCGCGGCCTCCGACGACCACGACCACGAGCGCGAGCACGACCGTGAGAACGGCCACGAACGCGCCGCCGTCCTGCTCGGCGGCGCCGACAGCGCCAGGGCCACCCCCTTCGACTCCGTACGCCAGGACGCCGAGACCCGGGCACGCGAGGGCCTCGGGCGACGGGCGTACGAGCGGGCGTACCTTCGTGGGAAGGCCTTCGACCTCACAGGGATCGTCAACTACGCGTTGGGGGAGGGCGAGTCGGCCGACCGGAGCCCCGAACCGCCGTCCGGCCTCACCCGCCGTGAGACCGAGGTCGCCGCGCTCGTCGCCGAGGGCCTCGCCAACCAGCAGATCGCCGACCGCCTGGCGATCGCCCGCCGTACCGCCGAAGGCCACGTGGAACGCATCCTCGGCAAACTCGGCTTCGCCAACCGCACCCAGATCGCCGCCTGGGTGGCAGCGCATCGCTGA
- a CDS encoding M14 family metallopeptidase produces the protein MRLRIRGSGARSGRRSAAAVGLLSLALAVGVTSTTPDAIATSAKRPAASADDIRQYEINFANSTSDVRTDIMASGVTVDEADEERVVVSGRADQAKKLAQRGYEITLLGSGSAPDRSSSADDVRLLDFPTADSRYHNYAEMTTEINSLVSANSSIASQRVIGTSYSGRNIVAIKLSDNVGTDEAEPEVLFTHHQHAREHLTVEMALYLLRNLTSTYATDSRVKSMIDSREIWIIPDLNPDGGEYDIATGSYRSWRKNRQPNSGSSNVGTDLNRNWNYRFGCCGGSSGSTSSETYRGASAESAPEVKVVANFVRSRVVGGVQQIKTGIDFHTYSELVLWPFGYTTANTTTGMTQDDRDAFATVGGKMAASNGYTPEQSSDLYITDGSIDDYLWGSQKIFSYTFEMYPSSSSGGGFYPPDEVIDRETARNRDAVLQLLENSDCMYRSIGKQAQYCS, from the coding sequence ATGCGACTTCGCATACGAGGCTCAGGCGCCCGCAGCGGCCGACGGTCCGCCGCCGCCGTCGGCCTGCTGTCCCTCGCCCTCGCCGTCGGCGTCACCTCCACGACACCCGACGCCATCGCGACCAGCGCCAAGCGCCCAGCGGCTTCGGCGGACGACATCCGCCAGTACGAGATCAACTTCGCGAACTCCACGTCCGACGTCCGTACCGACATCATGGCGTCGGGTGTGACCGTGGACGAGGCCGACGAGGAGAGGGTCGTGGTCTCCGGCCGCGCCGACCAGGCCAAGAAACTGGCCCAACGCGGCTACGAGATCACCCTGTTGGGCTCGGGCTCGGCCCCGGACCGCTCCAGCAGCGCCGACGACGTACGGCTGCTCGACTTCCCCACGGCCGACTCCCGCTATCACAACTACGCGGAGATGACGACGGAGATCAACTCCCTTGTCTCGGCCAACTCCTCCATCGCCAGCCAGCGCGTCATCGGCACCTCGTACTCGGGCCGGAACATCGTCGCCATCAAGCTCAGCGACAACGTCGGCACCGACGAGGCCGAGCCCGAGGTGCTGTTCACCCATCACCAGCACGCCCGTGAGCATCTCACCGTCGAGATGGCGCTCTACCTGCTGCGCAATCTGACCTCCACCTACGCCACCGACTCCCGGGTCAAGTCGATGATCGACTCCCGTGAGATCTGGATCATCCCGGACCTCAACCCGGACGGCGGCGAGTACGACATCGCGACCGGCTCGTACCGCTCGTGGCGCAAGAACCGCCAGCCCAACAGCGGTTCGTCCAACGTCGGCACGGACCTCAACCGCAACTGGAACTACCGCTTCGGCTGCTGCGGCGGTTCCTCCGGCTCGACCTCGTCGGAGACGTACCGCGGTGCGTCCGCCGAGTCCGCGCCCGAGGTCAAGGTGGTCGCCAACTTCGTCCGCAGCCGGGTCGTCGGCGGCGTCCAGCAGATCAAGACGGGCATCGACTTCCACACGTACAGCGAACTGGTGCTGTGGCCCTTCGGGTACACCACCGCCAACACCACGACAGGCATGACCCAGGACGACCGGGACGCCTTCGCCACGGTCGGCGGGAAGATGGCCGCGAGCAACGGCTACACGCCCGAGCAGTCCAGCGACCTGTACATCACGGACGGCTCGATCGACGACTACCTCTGGGGCAGTCAGAAGATCTTCTCGTACACCTTCGAGATGTACCCGTCGTCCAGCTCGGGTGGCGGGTTCTATCCGCCCGACGAGGTGATCGACCGGGAGACGGCCCGTAACCGGGATGCGGTGCTTCAGCTTCTCGAGAACTCGGACTGCATGTACCGGTCCATCGGGAAGCAGGCCCAGTACTGCAGCTAG